From one Mya arenaria isolate MELC-2E11 chromosome 4, ASM2691426v1 genomic stretch:
- the LOC128230524 gene encoding uncharacterized protein LOC128230524 yields MTVIWLIILAIPCVSAYYEDSDFDEEGVTKEFLSFDVDDRQIRYAELVVATHGCKIDRLENVIAFMKEDLPTFNDVQLKFRDMTPRIYFNNQNDEPVERVIIYSKMPFEVRRELIVRGFLRVADHPDGSRVYYTQDFDNRESVPVPYPINPRYKRRDQLPDGIWKW; encoded by the exons atgacagtaatatggCTAATTATCTTAGCCATTCCGTGCGTCTCTGCATACTACGAAGATTCTGATTTTGACGAAGAAGGCGTGACCAAGGAATTTTTGAGCTTTGACGTAGATGACAGGCAAATTCGTTATGCCGAACTTGTG GTAGCGACACACGGGTGCAAAATAGATCGGCTGGAGAACGTGATAGCTTTTATGAAAGAAGATCTTCCAACATT CAATGACGTACAGCTCAAATTCAGGGATATGACGCCTCGAATATACTTCAATAATCAAAATGATGAACCTGTAGAG AGAGTGATAATATACTCAAAGATGCCGTTTGAAGTGAGGAGAGAGCTGATTGTTCGAGGGTTCCTTCGAGTTGCCGACCATCCCGATGGAAGCAGAGTCTATTACACGCAAGACTTCGATAACCGGGAAAGTGTACCGGTCCCGTACCCGATTAATCCGCGTTATAAACGTCGCGACCAGCTGCCCGACGGGATATGGAAATGGTAG
- the LOC128232339 gene encoding 6-pyruvoyl tetrahydrobiopterin synthase-like yields the protein MSGTVGQPIVYLSRTESFSASHRLHAPGLTDEENREIFGKCNNTNGHGHNYKVKVTVRGPLDSRTGMVMNIADLKVVMEKAIMVTLDHRNIDKDVPYFRERVSTAENIAVYIWERLIELLPTGLLYEVRLNETDKNVAVYRGDTQ from the coding sequence ATGTCTGGAACGGTCGGGCAGCCCATTGTGTATCTTAGCAGGACCGAGAGCTTTTCCGCATCCCATCGCCTCCACGCCCCGGGGCTCACAGATGAAGAAAACCGCGAAATATTTGGTAAATGTAATAACACCAACGGGCATGGTCACAAttacaaggtcaaggtcacagtacgTGGCCCGCTCGATTCACGAACAGGAATGGTGATGAACATCGCTGACCTAAAAGTAGTTATGGAAAAGGCGATTATGGTAACACTGGACCACCGTAACATTGACAAGGACGTGCCCTACTTCCGGGAACGTGTCAGTACGGCGGAGAATATTGCTGTATATATCTGGGAACGCTTGATTGAGCTGCTTCCAACTGGGTTGCTGTACGAAGTTAGACTGAACGAGACGGATAAAAACGTGGCTGTATACAGGGGCGACACGCAGTAG